One window of Athalia rosae chromosome 2, iyAthRosa1.1, whole genome shotgun sequence genomic DNA carries:
- the LOC105693155 gene encoding blood vessel epicardial substance-like: MWMRIVPQGGRDGWGHYSAYARVLFLVLFLCLLVVEAGANYTDPGGASSVVSDSSIAPRSSQPTDLSAPVGSRNDECRNTTVKPVTGDGGLSGINHGSYPYPPVISSTFLSGAFTCQPYHGVYVNHIYFQLANAFFLLSHLAPSGIHGVLYLRCTLLVGCAFLALWGWAIACWLDAALWNAIFVAINFVHVCMLLYRLRPVKFSREVEEVFVAVFQPLRVSRHQFKKVLNCMKGIRQLKYQEVYAQEKVTKVDSLSLVLSGKLVVSQNGRALHIVFPHQFLDSPEWFGVSTDEYFQVSITAMEESRILLWHRDKLKLSIITDQFLQAVFDHILGRDVVKKLMQVSETMAASGLHQHQNGQVVGLASVPGVGTGSTNVDNSDLDTKLQLVVKNSGGNGQGITALINRQLQGLSRIKYYYCAAAGDPNAWRLGRIEEADHETPV; encoded by the exons ATGTGGATGAGGATCGTCCCACAAGGTGGCCGGGATGGCTGGGGTCACTATAGCGCCTACGCCAGGGTCTTGTTTCTAGTACTCTTTCTGTGTCTCTTGGTGGTTGAAGCAGGTGCCAACTATACAGACCCTGGTGGGGCATCTAGTGTTGTTTCTGACAGCAGCATTGCGCCCCGGTCTTCCCAGCCTACAGATCTTTCCGCACCCGTCGGGTCTAGAAATGACGAGTGCCGCAATACCACTGTCAAACCTGTTACAG GTGATGGCGGTTTATCAGGGATCAACCACGGATCTTACCCATACCCACCTGTGATATCATCGACATTTTTGAGTGGTGCTTTTACTTGTCAACCCTATCACGGGGTCTATGTTAATCACATCTACTTCCAATTAGCCAATGCattcttccttctctcccaCCTTGCCCCTAGTGGCATACACGGCGTTTTATATCTCCGATGTACTCTACTTGTTGGTTGCGCCTTCCTCGCCCTTTGGGGATGGGCTATTGCCTGCTGGCTTGATGCAGCTTTGTGGAATGCGATATTCGttgcaataaattttgttcacgTCTGTATGCTCCTCTACAGACTTCGACCAGTCAAGTTCTCCAGAGAAGTTGAAGAG GTATTTGTCGCAGTGTTCCAACCCCTGCGAGTGTCACGCCACCAATTTAAAAAAGTTTTGAACTGTATGAAAGGAATCCGTCAACTCAAGTACCAAGAAGTTTATGCACAGGAAAAAGTCACAAAAGTCGACTCACTTTCATTGGTACTTTCTGGAAA GTTGGTGGTCTCGCAGAATGGGAGAGCATTACATATCGTATTTCCGCATCAATTTCTTGATTCTCCAGAATGGTTTGGCGTATCCACGGATGAATATTTCCAA GTATCTATAACAGCAATGGAGGAGTCCAGAATACTACTCTGGCACAGAGACAAGCTCAAATTGAGTATCATCACGGATCAATTTCTGCAAGCAGTATTCGACCATATTCTTGGAAGGGACGTTGTTAAAAAGTTGATGCAG GTGAGTGAGACAATGGCGGCGAGTGGCCTCCATCAGCATCAAAATGGGCAGGTTGTAGGCTTGGCTAGTGTCCCAGGTGTTGGGACAGGTTCTACCAATGTTGATAACAGCGATTTGGATACTAAGCTACAGCTGGTGGTAAAGAACAGTGGCGGCAATGGTCAAGGTATCACCGCACTCATCAACCGGCAGCTACAAG GTTTGTCACGGATCAAATACTATTACTGTG CAGCTGCAGGGGACCCCAATGCTTGGCGATTAGGAAGGATCGAAGAAGCTGACCATGAGACACCTGTCTAA